GGTCTCAGTCGCGTTCCCTTCCCAGCGGCAAGGACGACAGCTTTCATAGTAGAACGTATCCATCCGCACACAAATAAATAATGACTTCGAAACGAATTTTCCACAGGTGACTGTTAGCACAGATCTCCGTTCTGTTTTTTTATGATAACATAGAACGTCGGGGAACAATGTCGGCGCACACCGGCGAGTTTGCAATCAACGAGAACTAGATTTTCGGTTATTGGAACGCCGATGCTCAGCCTACCTGGACGGAATTAATAAACTTGTATTAGTTTATATTTTTTACTGTTTTATTCAGATGAATAGTTACTATTACAGGACGGGGTCGGTTTTTTAGTGCCTCTTTAAATAGATTGGCACCGAAATCGTCACAATTCCTGTCAATAATATAAACACCCATTAGTTTATATTCCGAGTACGCGTCCTCGCTGCGGATTTGATCGACGCCGGGCCGTATCTCCTGAGTGAACTAAAAGTCGTTCGTCCTCGATGTCAAGAGTACGTTGAGCGGAATTACTCTCTTTGGTACCAGATTGGGCATCCCATTCCACGAATCAGAACCGGTGTGAAGTAAAAAAATATGAACGGTTGAAATTCAAGGTGGAAGGGAGTGTTCGGGTTTTGGTAACCCAACCCCGAGGTGCCTCAGCACGGACTCGATTGCGTTCATGAACAGGATGTATATTTATATCGCGGGGGCTTGGATGTCAATAACGAGCATGATCACTATCGGTTGTGGATGCGGGAGCGCACTCGACTGGATCGAACCATCGAGTAGACTGATCGAAGAGGGGCTAGATTACATGATACTCGAGACGATCGGGACGGCCGCTACCTGCCAAGCGGCAAAACGTGCACACGACGGCGGCGTCGGATATCACCCGTATCTGGAGGACAGGCTCGAGGTGTTACTCGGACCCGCCGCCGAGCATGGGACGACCATCGTTACGAATGCTGGCATTGTCGATCCGATCGGTGCGGGTCAACTCGCCCGACAAGTCGCCGACGACGAGGGAGTCTCCGTGCAGGTGATCTCGATCACCGGCGACGACTGTATGGACCTCATCACGGACGATCCGGATCAGTTCGATACGGCCTCCAGTGACGCCATCTCCGCCAACGCGTACATCGGTGCGGAGGAAGTCATCGGAGCGCTCGAGCGACTCGATCCGGAGTACGACGCACACGTCGTCATCGGCGGTCGGCTCTCGGATCCCGCGCTCGTCGTCGGTCCGCTCGTCCACGAGTTCGGGTGGGCACTCGACGACTGGGACAGGTTGGGACAGGCGACGGTCATCGGTCATCTCCTCGAGTGTTCCGCACAGGTGACCGGCGGCTACTTCTGTGACCCGCCGCGGAAGCCAGTCGAGGACCTCTACCGGATCGGGTACCCCTACGCGGAGGTGACGGAGGACGGAACCGCGGTCGTGACGAAGCCCGAGGGATCGGGTGGACGTGTGGATCGGCACACAGTACGAGAGCAGCTCTTCTACGAGGTCCACGATCCCTCCGAGTACGTTCAACCG
This region of Halalkalicoccus sp. CGA53 genomic DNA includes:
- a CDS encoding acyclic terpene utilization AtuA family protein; protein product: MITIGCGCGSALDWIEPSSRLIEEGLDYMILETIGTAATCQAAKRAHDGGVGYHPYLEDRLEVLLGPAAEHGTTIVTNAGIVDPIGAGQLARQVADDEGVSVQVISITGDDCMDLITDDPDQFDTASSDAISANAYIGAEEVIGALERLDPEYDAHVVIGGRLSDPALVVGPLVHEFGWALDDWDRLGQATVIGHLLECSAQVTGGYFCDPPRKPVEDLYRIGYPYAEVTEDGTAVVTKPEGSGGRVDRHTVREQLFYEVHDPSEYVQPDVVADFTTVELAEVGEDRVEVSGGTGRERPEDLKVLIGSIAGYQFEKFIPLGGPNAVGRAEVIIENVEKRLEHIFEVDRSRIDLRMEILGVNGLYGDAYRDGSRTGYTNRTDEHEEVILRVAGNAPEEELLDPALRTVSTTLPGPGGSGIAIPYAAGGITEKAEIEPVYLPRERVTRGIDYVELTSRRTRA